From Megalops cyprinoides isolate fMegCyp1 chromosome 18, fMegCyp1.pri, whole genome shotgun sequence, one genomic window encodes:
- the LOC118793490 gene encoding clathrin light chain A-like isoform X2 produces MDGFDAMNAAQPASANGIGAEEDPAAAFLAQQESEIAGIENDEGFSILDSGEVPSSHDAADGTVNGEPQQETNGPSDTYAAISHADRLQAEPESLRRWRQEQQERLEALDASSCTQEVEWKEKAKAELEDWYTRQDEQLEKTKVNNRVLDEDFYKQPFSELIGYVAAEEAMASDMDENNPGTEWERVARLCDFNPKSSKQAKDVSRMRSVLISLKQSPLVH; encoded by the exons ATGGACGGTTTCGATGCGATGAACGCGGCACAGCCAGCCTCCGCGAACGGTATAGGAGCGGAGGAAGACCCCGCTGCTGCGTTCCTGGCCCAGCAAGAGAGCGAGATCGCGGGAATAGAGAACGACGAGGGTTTCAGCATCCTGGACAGCGGCGAGGTCCCGTCATCGCACG ATGCAGCTGATGGAACAGTGAACGGGGAACCTCAGCAG GAGACCAACGGCCCCTCGGACACCTATGCGGCCATCTCTCACGCCGACCGGCTGCAGGCAGAGCCAGAGAGCCTGCGGAGGTGgaggcaggagcagcaggaaagGCTGGAGGCCCTGG ACGCCAGCTCATGCACGCAGGAGGTCGAGTGGAAGGAGAAGGCCAAGGCCGAACTGGAGGACTGGTACACCAGGCAGGACGAGCAGCTGGAGAAGACCAAAGTCAACAACAG GGTGCTGGATGAAGATTTCTACAAACAGCCCTTCTCTGAGCTGATTGGTTATGT GGCGGCTGAGGAGGCCATGGCGTCGGACATGGACGAGAACAACCCGGGAACGGAGTGGGAGCGCGTGGCGCGCCTCTGCGACTTCAACCCCAAATCCAGCAAGCAGGCCAAGGATGTGTCCCGCATGCGGTCTGTGCTGATCTCCCTTAAGCAGTCGCCCCTGGTCCACTGA
- the LOC118793234 gene encoding bifunctional UDP-N-acetylglucosamine 2-epimerase/N-acetylmannosamine kinase-like isoform X3, whose translation MQRAREKVEKMGENKRKRKLRVCVATCNRADYSKLAPIMFGIKAQPECFDLDVVVLGSHLIDDYGNTFRMIEQDDFDVSSKLHTIVRGEDEAAMVESVGLALVKLPDVLHRLSPDVLVVHGDRFDALALATAAALMNIRILHLEGGEVSGTIDDSIRHAISKLAHYHACCTRSAEQHLIAMCEDHARILLAGCPSYDKLLSAHRRDDYMDIIRAWLGVDVKEQNYIVALQHPVTTDIKNSIKIYELMLDALISFNKKTLILFPNIDAGSKEMVRVMRKKGIEQHPNFRAVKHVPFEQFIQLVSHAGCMIGNSSCGVREAGAFGTPVINLGTRQTGRETGENVLHVRDADTQNKIYHALELQFGKRYPCSKIYGDGNAVPRILKFLQSIDLDEPLQKTFRFPPVKECISQDIDHILETQSALAVDLGGTNLRVAIVGMKGDIVKKYIQANPKTYEDRIERILKMCKEAVIDAVGLNCRILGVGVSTGGRVNPQEGVILHSTKLIQEWSSVDIRTPISDVLHLPVWVDNDGNCAALAEKKFGQGKGVENFVTIITGTGIGGGVIQHSELVHGSTFCAAELGHIMVSLEGPECSCGSRGCMEAYASGLALQREAKRLHDEDLLMVEGLSLKNDEVVNAGHLISAARLGNSKADAILRTAGTALGVGIVNILHTVNPSLVILSGVLASFYESPVQRVISQRALSSAQGIKVVTSDLEEPALLGAASMVLDYTTRRIY comes from the exons ATGCAGCGAGCCagagagaaggtggagaaaatgGGTGAGAACAAGCGCAAAAGGAagctgagggtgtgtgtggccACCTGTAACCGTGCCGACTACTCCAAACTCGCCCCCATCATGTTCGGCATCAAGGCCCAGCCAGAATGCTTTGACCTGGACGTGGTGGTGCTGGGCTCCCACCTCATCGACGACTATGG caacaCCTTCCGCATGATCGAGCAGGACGACTTCGACGTCAGCTCCAAGCTGCACACCATCGTGCGTGGGGAGGACGAGGCGGCCATGGTGGAGTCGGTGGGCCTGGCGCTGGTCAAGCTGCCCGACGTGCTTCACCGGCTCAGCCCGGACGTGCTGGTCGTCCACGGCGACCGCTTCGACGCCCTGGCGCTGGCCACCGCCGCCGCCCTGATGAACATCCGCATCCTGCACCTGGAGGGCGGCGAGGTGAGCGGCACCATCGACGACTCCATCCGCCACGCCATCTCCAAGCTGGCGCACTACCACGCCTGCTGCACCCGCAGCGCCGAGCAGCACCTCATCGCCATGTGCGAGGACCACGCCCGCATCCTGCTGGCCGGCTGCCCCTCCTACGACAAGCTGCTCTCCGCCCACCGGCGCGACGACTACATGGACATCATCAGGGCCTGGCTGG GAGTCGACGTTAAGGAGCAGAACTACATTGTGGCCCTGCAGCACCCGGTCACAACTGACATTAAAAACTCCATCAAGATCTACGAGCTGATGCTGGACGCCCTCATCTCCTTCAACAAGAAGACCCTCATCCTCTTCCCCAACATTGACGCAG GCAGCAAGGAGATGGTGCGCGTGATGAGGAAGAAGGGTATCGAGCAGCACCCCAACTTCCGGGCGGTGAAGCACGTGCCCTTCGAACAGTTCATCCAGCTGGTGTCGCATGCCGGCTGCATGATCGGGAACAGCAGCTGCGGGGTGCGTGAGGCCGGGGCCTTCGGGACGCCCGTCATCAACCTGGGCACCCGGCAGACGGGCAGGGAGACCG GTGAAAATGTCCTCCACGTAagagacgcagacacacagaataAGATCTATCACGCCCTGGAGCTGCAGTTCGGAAAACGTTATCCGTG CTCTAAGATCTACGGTGACGGCAACGCGGTGCCGCGGATCCTGAAGTTCCTGCAGAGCATCGACCTGGACGAGCCGCTGCAGAAGACCTTCCGCTTCCCGCCGGTGAAGGAGTGCATCTCCCAGGACATCGACCACATCCTGGAGACGCAGAGCGCGCTGGCCGTGGACCTGGGCGGCACCAACCTGCGCGTGGCCATCGTCGGCATGAAG GGGGATATAGTTAAGAAATACATCCAGGCGAACCCCAAAACCTACGAGGACAGGATCGAGCGGATTCTGAAAATGTGCAAGGAGGCAGTCATCGATGCCGTGGGCCTGAACTGTAGGATTCTCGGAGTGG GTGTGTCCACTGGTGGTCGGGTCAATCCCCAGGAGGGAGTGATCCTTCACTCCACCAAGCTGATCCAGGAGTGGAGCTCGGTGGACATCCGCACGCCCATCTCTGACGTGCTGCACCTGCCGGTGTGGGTGGACAACGACGGGAACTGTGCCGCGCTGGCCGAGAAGAAGTTCGGCCAGGGGAAAGGCGTGGAGAACTTTGTGACCATCATCACTGGAACAG GCATCGGCGGTGGGGTCATCCAGCACAGTGAGCTGGTCCACGGCAGCACCTTCTGCGCAGCGGAGCTGGGCCACATCATGGTGTCTCTGGAGGGGCCCGAGTGCTCATGCGGCAGCCGCGGCTGCATGGAGGCCTACGCCTCGGGCCTGGCCCTGCAGAGGGAGGCCAAGAGGCTGCACGACG AGGACCTGCTGATGGTGGAGGGACTGTCCCTGAAGAACGACGAGGTCGTCAACGCTGGTCACCTCATCAGTGCTGCACGGCTCGGTAACTCCAAGGCAGATGCCATCCTCCGAACAG CTGGCACAGCCCTGGGTGTGGGCATCGTAAACATCCTGCACACGGTCAACCCCTCTCTGGTCATCCTGTCTGGCGTCCTGGCCTCCTTCTACGAGAGCCCCGTCCAGAGGGTCATCAGCCAGCGTGCCCTCAGCTCCGCCCAGGGCATCAAGgtggtgacctctgacctggaAGAGCCTGCTCTCCTGGGTGCTGCCAGCATGGTGCTGGACTACACCACCAGGAGAATATACTGA
- the LOC118793490 gene encoding clathrin light chain A-like isoform X1 produces MDGFDAMNAAQPASANGIGAEEDPAAAFLAQQESEIAGIENDEGFSILDSGEVPSSHDAADGTVNGEPQQETNGPSDTYAAISHADRLQAEPESLRRWRQEQQERLEALDASSCTQEVEWKEKAKAELEDWYTRQDEQLEKTKVNNRVLDEDFYKQPFSELIGYVTHINHPCYRLDQAAEEAMASDMDENNPGTEWERVARLCDFNPKSSKQAKDVSRMRSVLISLKQSPLVH; encoded by the exons ATGGACGGTTTCGATGCGATGAACGCGGCACAGCCAGCCTCCGCGAACGGTATAGGAGCGGAGGAAGACCCCGCTGCTGCGTTCCTGGCCCAGCAAGAGAGCGAGATCGCGGGAATAGAGAACGACGAGGGTTTCAGCATCCTGGACAGCGGCGAGGTCCCGTCATCGCACG ATGCAGCTGATGGAACAGTGAACGGGGAACCTCAGCAG GAGACCAACGGCCCCTCGGACACCTATGCGGCCATCTCTCACGCCGACCGGCTGCAGGCAGAGCCAGAGAGCCTGCGGAGGTGgaggcaggagcagcaggaaagGCTGGAGGCCCTGG ACGCCAGCTCATGCACGCAGGAGGTCGAGTGGAAGGAGAAGGCCAAGGCCGAACTGGAGGACTGGTACACCAGGCAGGACGAGCAGCTGGAGAAGACCAAAGTCAACAACAG GGTGCTGGATGAAGATTTCTACAAACAGCCCTTCTCTGAGCTGATTGGTTATGT CACACACATTAACCATCCTTGCTACCGCCTAGACCa GGCGGCTGAGGAGGCCATGGCGTCGGACATGGACGAGAACAACCCGGGAACGGAGTGGGAGCGCGTGGCGCGCCTCTGCGACTTCAACCCCAAATCCAGCAAGCAGGCCAAGGATGTGTCCCGCATGCGGTCTGTGCTGATCTCCCTTAAGCAGTCGCCCCTGGTCCACTGA
- the LOC118793490 gene encoding clathrin light chain A-like isoform X3 — MDGFDAMNAAQPASANGIGAEEDPAAAFLAQQESEIAGIENDEGFSILDSGEVPSSHDAADGTVNGEPQQETNGPSDTYAAISHADRLQAEPESLRRWRQEQQERLEALDASSCTQEVEWKEKAKAELEDWYTRQDEQLEKTKVNNRAAEEAMASDMDENNPGTEWERVARLCDFNPKSSKQAKDVSRMRSVLISLKQSPLVH, encoded by the exons ATGGACGGTTTCGATGCGATGAACGCGGCACAGCCAGCCTCCGCGAACGGTATAGGAGCGGAGGAAGACCCCGCTGCTGCGTTCCTGGCCCAGCAAGAGAGCGAGATCGCGGGAATAGAGAACGACGAGGGTTTCAGCATCCTGGACAGCGGCGAGGTCCCGTCATCGCACG ATGCAGCTGATGGAACAGTGAACGGGGAACCTCAGCAG GAGACCAACGGCCCCTCGGACACCTATGCGGCCATCTCTCACGCCGACCGGCTGCAGGCAGAGCCAGAGAGCCTGCGGAGGTGgaggcaggagcagcaggaaagGCTGGAGGCCCTGG ACGCCAGCTCATGCACGCAGGAGGTCGAGTGGAAGGAGAAGGCCAAGGCCGAACTGGAGGACTGGTACACCAGGCAGGACGAGCAGCTGGAGAAGACCAAAGTCAACAACAG GGCGGCTGAGGAGGCCATGGCGTCGGACATGGACGAGAACAACCCGGGAACGGAGTGGGAGCGCGTGGCGCGCCTCTGCGACTTCAACCCCAAATCCAGCAAGCAGGCCAAGGATGTGTCCCGCATGCGGTCTGTGCTGATCTCCCTTAAGCAGTCGCCCCTGGTCCACTGA
- the LOC118793234 gene encoding bifunctional UDP-N-acetylglucosamine 2-epimerase/N-acetylmannosamine kinase-like isoform X2, producing the protein MHRGRHSVQEEIMHPEQTGRNPHEAYYLRMQRAREKVEKMGENKRKRKLRVCVATCNRADYSKLAPIMFGIKAQPECFDLDVVVLGSHLIDDYGNTFRMIEQDDFDVSSKLHTIVRGEDEAAMVESVGLALVKLPDVLHRLSPDVLVVHGDRFDALALATAAALMNIRILHLEGGEVSGTIDDSIRHAISKLAHYHACCTRSAEQHLIAMCEDHARILLAGCPSYDKLLSAHRRDDYMDIIRAWLGVDVKEQNYIVALQHPVTTDIKNSIKIYELMLDALISFNKKTLILFPNIDAGSKEMVRVMRKKGIEQHPNFRAVKHVPFEQFIQLVSHAGCMIGNSSCGVREAGAFGTPVINLGTRQTGRETGENVLHVRDADTQNKIYHALELQFGKRYPCSKIYGDGNAVPRILKFLQSIDLDEPLQKTFRFPPVKECISQDIDHILETQSALAVDLGGTNLRVAIVGMKGDIVKKYIQANPKTYEDRIERILKMCKEAVIDAVGLNCRILGVGVSTGGRVNPQEGVILHSTKLIQEWSSVDIRTPISDVLHLPVWVDNDGNCAALAEKKFGQGKGVENFVTIITGTGIGGGVIQHSELVHGSTFCAAELGHIMVSLEGPECSCGSRGCMEAYASGLALQREAKRLHDEDLLMVEGLSLKNDEVVNAGHLISAARLGNSKADAILRTAGTALGVGIVNILHTVNPSLVILSGVLASFYESPVQRVISQRALSSAQGIKVVTSDLEEPALLGAASMVLDYTTRRIY; encoded by the exons ATGCACAGAGGGAGGCACAGCGTACAGGAAGAGATCATGCATCCCGAGCAGACAGGCAGGAACCCTCAT GAGGCATACTACCTGAGAATGCAGCGAGCCagagagaaggtggagaaaatgGGTGAGAACAAGCGCAAAAGGAagctgagggtgtgtgtggccACCTGTAACCGTGCCGACTACTCCAAACTCGCCCCCATCATGTTCGGCATCAAGGCCCAGCCAGAATGCTTTGACCTGGACGTGGTGGTGCTGGGCTCCCACCTCATCGACGACTATGG caacaCCTTCCGCATGATCGAGCAGGACGACTTCGACGTCAGCTCCAAGCTGCACACCATCGTGCGTGGGGAGGACGAGGCGGCCATGGTGGAGTCGGTGGGCCTGGCGCTGGTCAAGCTGCCCGACGTGCTTCACCGGCTCAGCCCGGACGTGCTGGTCGTCCACGGCGACCGCTTCGACGCCCTGGCGCTGGCCACCGCCGCCGCCCTGATGAACATCCGCATCCTGCACCTGGAGGGCGGCGAGGTGAGCGGCACCATCGACGACTCCATCCGCCACGCCATCTCCAAGCTGGCGCACTACCACGCCTGCTGCACCCGCAGCGCCGAGCAGCACCTCATCGCCATGTGCGAGGACCACGCCCGCATCCTGCTGGCCGGCTGCCCCTCCTACGACAAGCTGCTCTCCGCCCACCGGCGCGACGACTACATGGACATCATCAGGGCCTGGCTGG GAGTCGACGTTAAGGAGCAGAACTACATTGTGGCCCTGCAGCACCCGGTCACAACTGACATTAAAAACTCCATCAAGATCTACGAGCTGATGCTGGACGCCCTCATCTCCTTCAACAAGAAGACCCTCATCCTCTTCCCCAACATTGACGCAG GCAGCAAGGAGATGGTGCGCGTGATGAGGAAGAAGGGTATCGAGCAGCACCCCAACTTCCGGGCGGTGAAGCACGTGCCCTTCGAACAGTTCATCCAGCTGGTGTCGCATGCCGGCTGCATGATCGGGAACAGCAGCTGCGGGGTGCGTGAGGCCGGGGCCTTCGGGACGCCCGTCATCAACCTGGGCACCCGGCAGACGGGCAGGGAGACCG GTGAAAATGTCCTCCACGTAagagacgcagacacacagaataAGATCTATCACGCCCTGGAGCTGCAGTTCGGAAAACGTTATCCGTG CTCTAAGATCTACGGTGACGGCAACGCGGTGCCGCGGATCCTGAAGTTCCTGCAGAGCATCGACCTGGACGAGCCGCTGCAGAAGACCTTCCGCTTCCCGCCGGTGAAGGAGTGCATCTCCCAGGACATCGACCACATCCTGGAGACGCAGAGCGCGCTGGCCGTGGACCTGGGCGGCACCAACCTGCGCGTGGCCATCGTCGGCATGAAG GGGGATATAGTTAAGAAATACATCCAGGCGAACCCCAAAACCTACGAGGACAGGATCGAGCGGATTCTGAAAATGTGCAAGGAGGCAGTCATCGATGCCGTGGGCCTGAACTGTAGGATTCTCGGAGTGG GTGTGTCCACTGGTGGTCGGGTCAATCCCCAGGAGGGAGTGATCCTTCACTCCACCAAGCTGATCCAGGAGTGGAGCTCGGTGGACATCCGCACGCCCATCTCTGACGTGCTGCACCTGCCGGTGTGGGTGGACAACGACGGGAACTGTGCCGCGCTGGCCGAGAAGAAGTTCGGCCAGGGGAAAGGCGTGGAGAACTTTGTGACCATCATCACTGGAACAG GCATCGGCGGTGGGGTCATCCAGCACAGTGAGCTGGTCCACGGCAGCACCTTCTGCGCAGCGGAGCTGGGCCACATCATGGTGTCTCTGGAGGGGCCCGAGTGCTCATGCGGCAGCCGCGGCTGCATGGAGGCCTACGCCTCGGGCCTGGCCCTGCAGAGGGAGGCCAAGAGGCTGCACGACG AGGACCTGCTGATGGTGGAGGGACTGTCCCTGAAGAACGACGAGGTCGTCAACGCTGGTCACCTCATCAGTGCTGCACGGCTCGGTAACTCCAAGGCAGATGCCATCCTCCGAACAG CTGGCACAGCCCTGGGTGTGGGCATCGTAAACATCCTGCACACGGTCAACCCCTCTCTGGTCATCCTGTCTGGCGTCCTGGCCTCCTTCTACGAGAGCCCCGTCCAGAGGGTCATCAGCCAGCGTGCCCTCAGCTCCGCCCAGGGCATCAAGgtggtgacctctgacctggaAGAGCCTGCTCTCCTGGGTGCTGCCAGCATGGTGCTGGACTACACCACCAGGAGAATATACTGA
- the LOC118793234 gene encoding bifunctional UDP-N-acetylglucosamine 2-epimerase/N-acetylmannosamine kinase-like isoform X1 has product MHRGRHSVQEEIMHPEQTGRNPHSFRNRETHEAYYLRMQRAREKVEKMGENKRKRKLRVCVATCNRADYSKLAPIMFGIKAQPECFDLDVVVLGSHLIDDYGNTFRMIEQDDFDVSSKLHTIVRGEDEAAMVESVGLALVKLPDVLHRLSPDVLVVHGDRFDALALATAAALMNIRILHLEGGEVSGTIDDSIRHAISKLAHYHACCTRSAEQHLIAMCEDHARILLAGCPSYDKLLSAHRRDDYMDIIRAWLGVDVKEQNYIVALQHPVTTDIKNSIKIYELMLDALISFNKKTLILFPNIDAGSKEMVRVMRKKGIEQHPNFRAVKHVPFEQFIQLVSHAGCMIGNSSCGVREAGAFGTPVINLGTRQTGRETGENVLHVRDADTQNKIYHALELQFGKRYPCSKIYGDGNAVPRILKFLQSIDLDEPLQKTFRFPPVKECISQDIDHILETQSALAVDLGGTNLRVAIVGMKGDIVKKYIQANPKTYEDRIERILKMCKEAVIDAVGLNCRILGVGVSTGGRVNPQEGVILHSTKLIQEWSSVDIRTPISDVLHLPVWVDNDGNCAALAEKKFGQGKGVENFVTIITGTGIGGGVIQHSELVHGSTFCAAELGHIMVSLEGPECSCGSRGCMEAYASGLALQREAKRLHDEDLLMVEGLSLKNDEVVNAGHLISAARLGNSKADAILRTAGTALGVGIVNILHTVNPSLVILSGVLASFYESPVQRVISQRALSSAQGIKVVTSDLEEPALLGAASMVLDYTTRRIY; this is encoded by the exons ATGCACAGAGGGAGGCACAGCGTACAGGAAGAGATCATGCATCCCGAGCAGACAGGCAGGAACCCTCAT TCCTTCCGTAACAGGGAAACCCAT GAGGCATACTACCTGAGAATGCAGCGAGCCagagagaaggtggagaaaatgGGTGAGAACAAGCGCAAAAGGAagctgagggtgtgtgtggccACCTGTAACCGTGCCGACTACTCCAAACTCGCCCCCATCATGTTCGGCATCAAGGCCCAGCCAGAATGCTTTGACCTGGACGTGGTGGTGCTGGGCTCCCACCTCATCGACGACTATGG caacaCCTTCCGCATGATCGAGCAGGACGACTTCGACGTCAGCTCCAAGCTGCACACCATCGTGCGTGGGGAGGACGAGGCGGCCATGGTGGAGTCGGTGGGCCTGGCGCTGGTCAAGCTGCCCGACGTGCTTCACCGGCTCAGCCCGGACGTGCTGGTCGTCCACGGCGACCGCTTCGACGCCCTGGCGCTGGCCACCGCCGCCGCCCTGATGAACATCCGCATCCTGCACCTGGAGGGCGGCGAGGTGAGCGGCACCATCGACGACTCCATCCGCCACGCCATCTCCAAGCTGGCGCACTACCACGCCTGCTGCACCCGCAGCGCCGAGCAGCACCTCATCGCCATGTGCGAGGACCACGCCCGCATCCTGCTGGCCGGCTGCCCCTCCTACGACAAGCTGCTCTCCGCCCACCGGCGCGACGACTACATGGACATCATCAGGGCCTGGCTGG GAGTCGACGTTAAGGAGCAGAACTACATTGTGGCCCTGCAGCACCCGGTCACAACTGACATTAAAAACTCCATCAAGATCTACGAGCTGATGCTGGACGCCCTCATCTCCTTCAACAAGAAGACCCTCATCCTCTTCCCCAACATTGACGCAG GCAGCAAGGAGATGGTGCGCGTGATGAGGAAGAAGGGTATCGAGCAGCACCCCAACTTCCGGGCGGTGAAGCACGTGCCCTTCGAACAGTTCATCCAGCTGGTGTCGCATGCCGGCTGCATGATCGGGAACAGCAGCTGCGGGGTGCGTGAGGCCGGGGCCTTCGGGACGCCCGTCATCAACCTGGGCACCCGGCAGACGGGCAGGGAGACCG GTGAAAATGTCCTCCACGTAagagacgcagacacacagaataAGATCTATCACGCCCTGGAGCTGCAGTTCGGAAAACGTTATCCGTG CTCTAAGATCTACGGTGACGGCAACGCGGTGCCGCGGATCCTGAAGTTCCTGCAGAGCATCGACCTGGACGAGCCGCTGCAGAAGACCTTCCGCTTCCCGCCGGTGAAGGAGTGCATCTCCCAGGACATCGACCACATCCTGGAGACGCAGAGCGCGCTGGCCGTGGACCTGGGCGGCACCAACCTGCGCGTGGCCATCGTCGGCATGAAG GGGGATATAGTTAAGAAATACATCCAGGCGAACCCCAAAACCTACGAGGACAGGATCGAGCGGATTCTGAAAATGTGCAAGGAGGCAGTCATCGATGCCGTGGGCCTGAACTGTAGGATTCTCGGAGTGG GTGTGTCCACTGGTGGTCGGGTCAATCCCCAGGAGGGAGTGATCCTTCACTCCACCAAGCTGATCCAGGAGTGGAGCTCGGTGGACATCCGCACGCCCATCTCTGACGTGCTGCACCTGCCGGTGTGGGTGGACAACGACGGGAACTGTGCCGCGCTGGCCGAGAAGAAGTTCGGCCAGGGGAAAGGCGTGGAGAACTTTGTGACCATCATCACTGGAACAG GCATCGGCGGTGGGGTCATCCAGCACAGTGAGCTGGTCCACGGCAGCACCTTCTGCGCAGCGGAGCTGGGCCACATCATGGTGTCTCTGGAGGGGCCCGAGTGCTCATGCGGCAGCCGCGGCTGCATGGAGGCCTACGCCTCGGGCCTGGCCCTGCAGAGGGAGGCCAAGAGGCTGCACGACG AGGACCTGCTGATGGTGGAGGGACTGTCCCTGAAGAACGACGAGGTCGTCAACGCTGGTCACCTCATCAGTGCTGCACGGCTCGGTAACTCCAAGGCAGATGCCATCCTCCGAACAG CTGGCACAGCCCTGGGTGTGGGCATCGTAAACATCCTGCACACGGTCAACCCCTCTCTGGTCATCCTGTCTGGCGTCCTGGCCTCCTTCTACGAGAGCCCCGTCCAGAGGGTCATCAGCCAGCGTGCCCTCAGCTCCGCCCAGGGCATCAAGgtggtgacctctgacctggaAGAGCCTGCTCTCCTGGGTGCTGCCAGCATGGTGCTGGACTACACCACCAGGAGAATATACTGA